From Candidatus Falkowbacteria bacterium, a single genomic window includes:
- a CDS encoding DUF167 domain-containing protein gives MFTELAKEFKEKGEVYLRLKVRPGAQATEAKGILAGEEGDTIKVDVAAAPEQGKANLELVRYLADWFSVAKDQVKIVSGAGDKVKLVKIIK, from the coding sequence ATGTTCACCGAATTAGCCAAGGAATTCAAGGAGAAGGGGGAGGTTTATCTTCGGCTGAAGGTCCGGCCTGGCGCTCAAGCCACCGAGGCCAAGGGAATCCTAGCTGGAGAAGAGGGGGACACGATCAAGGTCGATGTGGCGGCTGCGCCGGAGCAGGGCAAAGCCAATCTGGAGCTGGTCCGCTATCTTGCTGATTGGTTCAGCGTCGCCAAGGACCAGGTCAAGATCGTCAGCGGAGCAGGCGACAAGGTGAAATTGGTAAAGATAATCAAGTAA
- the uppS gene encoding di-trans,poly-cis-decaprenylcistransferase: MLDAKKNSQKIPEHIAIIIDGNRRWAKERNLPSFEGHYKGYKKMQEVPQWFFSRGVKVLSIYAFSTENWNRAADEVNYLMKLLKQAIDEEIGLANEQGFRILLSGRIAELPGDLPEACQEAMAKTQGNRDGILNICLNYGGRPEIIDAIKKMVQNGITEEQVHEGMLKKYFYQPDLPDPDMIVRTSGEQRLSGFLLWQSAYSELVFLKKYWPDFEELDAAGLIEEFNKRERRFGGDSTPVTANG, translated from the coding sequence ATGCTGGACGCAAAAAAGAATTCACAAAAAATTCCTGAGCACATCGCTATCATCATCGATGGCAACCGCCGCTGGGCCAAGGAGCGCAATCTCCCTAGTTTCGAGGGGCATTATAAGGGCTACAAGAAGATGCAGGAAGTGCCGCAGTGGTTTTTCAGCCGTGGGGTAAAAGTCTTGTCGATTTACGCTTTTTCGACTGAGAATTGGAATCGGGCGGCTGATGAGGTCAATTACCTGATGAAATTATTGAAGCAGGCTATCGATGAGGAGATCGGCTTGGCCAACGAGCAGGGGTTTCGTATCCTCTTGTCCGGGCGCATTGCTGAGCTTCCTGGAGACTTGCCGGAAGCCTGTCAGGAGGCGATGGCTAAGACTCAGGGCAACCGCGATGGCATCTTGAATATCTGTCTTAATTACGGCGGACGGCCGGAGATTATCGATGCTATCAAAAAAATGGTTCAGAACGGCATTACCGAGGAACAGGTGCACGAAGGCATGCTTAAGAAATATTTCTATCAGCCGGACCTTCCTGATCCTGACATGATAGTTCGGACTTCGGGCGAACAGCGCCTGTCCGGCTTTCTGCTATGGCAGTCGGCATACAGCGAATTAGTCTTTCTTAAGAAATACTGGCCGGATTTCGAGGAATTGGATGCGGCCGGATTGATCGAGGAGTTTAACAAGCGCGAACGTCGATTCGGAGGCGACAGTACGCCAGTGACCGCAAATGGCTGA
- a CDS encoding CCA tRNA nucleotidyltransferase, with translation MNIPEFVSKTISRLEKDGYEAFVVGGCVRDLLLGKTPKDWDITTNARPEQVLGVFADGKYENDFGTVLLPIKDEAGETLEVLEITTYRSEQGYSDRRHPDEVKFEDAVDKDLARRDFTINAMALKLLSGKSELAESDYEIIDLFGGKKDLGKRVIRAVGEPTDRFKEDSLRLMRAVRFSCQLGFDIEPKTERAMAKLAGGLKFIANERIRDELIKILSSDKPYEGIMKLHELKMLQYVMPELERGVGVAQNKHHVHTVFTHCVLSLKYCPSKDWRVRLATLLHDVAKPQTRAMKDGDATFYNHDYIGSKVVRKMTTRLKFSNEDADKITNLVKNHMFYYNVDEVTAAAVRRLIVKVGRENLKDLIDLRIGDRLGSGVAKAKPYKLRHLEYMIEKVSNDPISVKMLKIDGNDLMQDLGMPPGPKIGAILDTLLSEVIEEPDLNTKEYLSSRSQELSKLDLAELRERAKEKIEEKKMEDDQELKKGFWV, from the coding sequence ATGAATATTCCTGAATTTGTCAGCAAGACGATATCCAGACTGGAAAAAGACGGCTATGAGGCTTTTGTCGTAGGTGGTTGCGTCCGCGACTTGTTGCTGGGCAAAACGCCGAAAGATTGGGATATCACGACCAACGCCCGCCCCGAACAGGTGCTCGGGGTTTTTGCTGACGGCAAATATGAGAACGATTTCGGCACGGTGCTGTTACCGATCAAGGATGAGGCCGGCGAAACCTTGGAGGTGCTCGAGATTACGACCTATCGCAGCGAGCAAGGCTATTCTGATCGTCGCCATCCGGATGAAGTCAAATTCGAGGATGCGGTCGACAAGGATCTGGCTCGTCGCGACTTCACCATCAATGCCATGGCCCTGAAGCTCCTGTCTGGCAAATCAGAATTGGCGGAAAGCGATTATGAGATAATCGATCTGTTCGGCGGAAAGAAGGATTTAGGCAAGCGTGTCATCAGGGCGGTCGGCGAGCCGACTGACCGGTTCAAAGAAGATTCTTTGCGGCTGATGCGCGCGGTTAGGTTCTCGTGCCAGCTCGGGTTCGACATCGAGCCCAAGACTGAGCGCGCGATGGCTAAGCTGGCTGGCGGACTGAAATTCATAGCTAACGAGCGGATCCGTGACGAGCTGATAAAGATCCTGTCATCAGACAAGCCGTACGAGGGAATCATGAAGTTGCATGAGCTCAAGATGCTTCAGTATGTCATGCCCGAGCTTGAGCGCGGTGTCGGCGTGGCCCAGAATAAGCACCATGTCCACACCGTCTTCACTCACTGCGTGCTGTCCTTGAAATATTGCCCGAGCAAGGATTGGCGCGTACGCCTGGCTACTTTGCTGCATGACGTGGCGAAGCCGCAGACTAGGGCGATGAAAGACGGCGATGCCACTTTCTATAATCATGATTATATCGGCTCCAAAGTAGTCAGGAAGATGACGACCAGACTGAAATTCTCCAACGAAGACGCCGACAAGATAACCAATCTGGTCAAGAACCATATGTTCTATTATAATGTCGACGAGGTTACGGCCGCGGCTGTCCGCCGCTTGATCGTGAAGGTCGGCCGGGAAAACCTGAAAGATCTGATCGATCTGCGTATCGGCGATCGTCTCGGCTCGGGCGTGGCCAAGGCCAAGCCATACAAATTGAGGCACCTGGAGTATATGATAGAAAAGGTCAGCAACGATCCTATTTCGGTCAAGATGTTGAAAATAGACGGCAACGACCTGATGCAAGATTTGGGCATGCCGCCCGGGCCGAAAATCGGCGCCATATTAGACACTTTGCTTTCCGAAGTCATCGAGGAGCCCGATCTGAACACTAAGGAATATTTGTCTTCGCGCAGCCAGGAGTTATCGAAATTGGATCTGGCCGAATTGCGCGAGCGGGCCAAGGAGAAAATTGAGGAGAAAAAAATGGAGGACGATCAGGAACTGAAAAAAGGATTCTGGGTATAA
- a CDS encoding phage holin family protein, giving the protein MGIILKWLTLTASIMISAYLIPGVVIAGLWSALILAAVLGLINVLLKPILVIVTLPINILTLGLFTFVINALLILLAGTIVKGFDVGGFLNALLFGILLSIVNFVLSKILDPLK; this is encoded by the coding sequence ATGGGAATAATATTAAAATGGTTGACGCTGACGGCGTCGATAATGATTTCAGCTTACCTTATACCCGGCGTAGTGATTGCCGGTCTTTGGTCGGCCTTGATACTGGCGGCTGTCTTGGGATTGATTAACGTTTTACTGAAGCCAATCCTGGTGATAGTGACTTTGCCGATCAACATCCTCACTTTGGGCCTGTTCACATTCGTGATCAACGCTTTGCTGATCCTCTTGGCTGGAACGATCGTCAAGGGTTTCGATGTGGGCGGCTTTTTGAATGCCTTACTGTTCGGCATCCTGCTGTCGATAGTGAATTTCGTGCTCAGCAAAATTTTGGACCCCCTGAAATAA
- a CDS encoding phosphodiester glycosidase family protein: MEKRYWAIIFFSLNLLAPHNASADSLASRLSGRILINVQGKGEAWYVNPADLKRHYLGRPTDAFNVMRRLGVGVTEKDFQQIAQEGMPVEGNKALAKALSGKIILEVERNGEAWYINPLDLKRYYLGRPNDAYAVMRRLGLGVRLKDLAFIHKQGSSEAVDRYSSYEHKAVAAKSGTFQTDIVSIDLSNPGLRIVTATADNFNCKTGCKAKPLLGYVEEHPTAFAAVNGTYFDTSAEKKNYYFFPVYNSREQVMINDDQFKWWTTGPIMAFDQNNKFYYYKDSRDFKSVESFESAHGVKLQAAIGNKPRIIENGMNVLIDWEVDAKQKNGRSTKGALGYKDGKLYIINTYKATVPDLASVLQALGMEYAINLDGGYSTALFYNDEMMAGPGRDIPNAILFTTKDK, translated from the coding sequence ATGGAAAAAAGATATTGGGCAATAATATTCTTTTCGCTTAACTTATTGGCGCCGCATAACGCGAGCGCTGATAGTTTGGCCAGCCGTCTTTCGGGGCGGATACTCATCAATGTCCAGGGCAAGGGCGAGGCTTGGTATGTCAACCCGGCTGATTTGAAGCGCCATTACCTGGGCCGACCGACCGACGCCTTCAATGTTATGCGTCGGCTTGGCGTGGGTGTGACAGAAAAGGATTTCCAGCAGATCGCCCAGGAGGGGATGCCGGTCGAGGGCAATAAAGCATTGGCCAAAGCCCTGTCGGGAAAGATAATTCTCGAAGTCGAGCGCAACGGCGAGGCTTGGTACATCAACCCGCTCGACTTGAAGAGATATTATCTCGGGCGGCCGAATGATGCCTATGCCGTCATGAGGAGGCTCGGACTCGGAGTCAGACTCAAGGACTTGGCCTTCATTCATAAGCAGGGCTCAAGCGAAGCGGTAGACCGCTACTCAAGCTATGAACATAAGGCGGTGGCAGCAAAGAGCGGCACCTTCCAGACTGATATAGTGTCCATTGATTTATCCAATCCGGGGTTGCGGATAGTCACGGCGACGGCCGATAATTTCAATTGCAAGACCGGCTGCAAAGCCAAGCCGCTTCTCGGTTATGTCGAGGAGCACCCGACGGCCTTCGCCGCGGTCAATGGGACTTATTTCGACACCAGTGCCGAGAAGAAGAATTACTATTTCTTTCCGGTCTATAATTCACGCGAGCAGGTCATGATCAATGATGATCAGTTCAAGTGGTGGACCACCGGGCCGATCATGGCCTTTGACCAGAACAACAAGTTTTATTATTACAAGGATAGCCGTGATTTCAAGAGCGTCGAGTCTTTCGAGTCGGCCCACGGCGTCAAGCTGCAGGCGGCTATCGGCAATAAGCCGCGCATCATCGAGAATGGCATGAACGTCCTGATCGATTGGGAAGTCGATGCCAAGCAGAAGAACGGGCGGTCGACCAAAGGCGCGCTCGGCTACAAAGATGGGAAGCTTTATATCATCAATACCTACAAGGCTACTGTACCGGATTTGGCATCGGTATTGCAGGCTTTGGGCATGGAATATGCCATCAACTTGGACGGAGGCTATTCGACGGCCCTTTTCTATAATGACGAGATGATGGCTGGGCCAGGGCGCGACATCCCGAATGCGATCTTATTCACCACTAAAGATAAATAA
- a CDS encoding peptidylprolyl isomerase has translation MIIDRSKFEDLAKEYKYAVLKTSLGDLEVELYGADSPKTVNNFLNLAKLGFYDGTKFHRVIKDFMIQGGDPNSKSSDWSTHGTGGPDYRFEDEFNKHQLIRGSLAMANAGPNTNGSQFFIVTSPATPWLDGKHTNFGQITKGMDVVDKIEGVETNQNDHPLSDVVIEKIELKK, from the coding sequence ATGATTATCGATCGATCAAAATTCGAAGACCTGGCCAAGGAGTATAAGTACGCCGTGCTCAAGACCAGTCTTGGCGACCTTGAAGTTGAACTTTACGGTGCCGATTCGCCAAAGACCGTGAACAATTTCTTGAATCTTGCCAAGCTTGGCTTCTATGATGGAACCAAGTTCCATCGCGTCATCAAGGATTTCATGATCCAGGGCGGCGATCCTAATTCCAAATCCAGCGACTGGTCAACTCATGGCACTGGCGGACCTGATTACCGCTTCGAAGATGAGTTCAATAAGCACCAACTGATTCGCGGCAGCTTGGCCATGGCCAACGCCGGACCGAATACTAATGGATCGCAGTTTTTCATCGTGACCTCCCCAGCAACTCCCTGGCTTGACGGCAAGCATACTAACTTCGGCCAGATCACTAAGGGCATGGATGTCGTTGACAAGATCGAGGGCGTCGAGACGAACCAGAATGACCATCCGCTGAGCGATGTGGTCATCGAGAAGATCGAGTTAAAGAAATAA